A single Helianthus annuus chloroplast, complete genome DNA region contains:
- the ccsA gene encoding cytochrome c biogenesis protein, with protein MIFSTLEHILTHISFSIVSIVITLHLITLLGNEIIKPYDSSEKGMIATFLCLTGLLTTRWIYSGHFPLSDLYESLIFLSWSFSLIHIVPYFKIRKNDLTTITASITIFTQGFATSGLLNEIHKPTILVPALQSEWLIMHVSMMILSYAALLCGSLLSVALLVITFRNIFYSSKSNNLLKLNESFSFGEIQYKNERNNIFQKTSFFSDKNYYKAQFIQQLDYWSYRVISLGFIFLTIGILSGAVWANEAWGSYWSWDPKETWAFITWIVFAIYLHTRTNKNLQGANSAIVATLGFLIIWICYFGVNLLGIGLHSYGSFTLTYS; from the coding sequence ATGATATTTTCAACTTTAGAGCATATATTAACTCATATTTCTTTTTCTATTGTTTCAATTGTAATCACACTTCATTTGATAACCTTATTGGGCAATGAAATCATAAAACCATATGATTCGTCAGAAAAGGGGATGATAGCTACTTTTTTATGTCTAACAGGATTATTAACCACTCGTTGGATTTATTCAGGCCATTTCCCGCTAAGTGATTTATATGAATCATTAATTTTTCTTTCATGGAGTTTCTCCCTTATTCATATAGTGCCTTATTTCAAAATAAGAAAAAATGATTTAACCACAATAACTGCCTCAATTACTATTTTTACCCAAGGCTTTGCTACTTCGGGTCTTTTAAATGAAATACACAAACCCACAATATTAGTACCTGCTCTACAATCGGAGTGGTTAATAATGCACGTAAGTATGATGATATTGAGCTATGCGGCTCTTCTTTGTGGATCATTATTATCAGTAGCACTTCTAGTCATTACATTTAGAAATATTTTTTATAGTTCTAAAAGTAATAATTTATTAAAATTAAATGAGTCGTTTTCATTTGGTGAAATCCAATACAAGAATGAAAGAAACAATATTTTTCAAAAAACTTCTTTTTTTTCTGATAAGAATTATTACAAGGCCCAATTTATTCAACAATTGGATTATTGGAGTTATCGTGTGATTAGCCTAGGATTTATCTTTTTAACCATAGGTATTCTTTCAGGAGCAGTATGGGCTAATGAAGCATGGGGATCATATTGGAGTTGGGATCCAAAAGAAACTTGGGCCTTTATTACTTGGATCGTATTCGCAATTTATTTGCATACTCGAACAAATAAAAATTTGCAAGGAGCAAATTCCGCAATTGTGGCGACTCTAGGCTTTCTTATCATTTGGATATGCTATTTTGGGGTCAATCTATTAGGAATAGGGCTACATAGTTATGGTTCATTCACGTTAACCTATAGTTAA
- the rpl32 gene encoding ribosomal protein L32, with protein MAVPKKRTSISKKRIRKNIWKRKGYGAALKALSLGKSLSTGSSKSFFVRQTNKS; from the coding sequence ATGGCAGTTCCAAAAAAACGTACTTCGATATCAAAAAAGCGTATTCGTAAAAATATTTGGAAAAGGAAAGGATATGGGGCGGCGTTAAAAGCTTTGTCATTAGGGAAATCTCTTTCTACCGGGAGTTCAAAAAGTTTTTTTGTACGACAAACAAATAAGTCCTAA
- the ndhF gene encoding NADH dehydrogenase subunit 5, which translates to MEQTYQYAWIIPFLPLPVPMLIGLGLLLFPTATKSLRRMWAFQSVLLLSIVMIFSLNLSIQQINSSSVYQYVWSWIINNDFSLEFGYLIDPLTSIMSILITTVGIMVLIYSDNYMSHDHGYLRFFAYMSFFSTSMLGLVTSSNLIQIYIFWELVGMCSYLLIGFWFTRPVAAKACQKAFVTNRVGDFGLLLGILGFYWITGSFEFRDLFQIFNNLISNNEVNSVFVTLCAVLLFAGAIAKSAQFPLHVWLPDAMEGPTPISALIHAATMVAAGIFLVARLMPLFIVIPHIMNFISFIGIITVFFGATLALAQKDIKRGLAYSTMSQLGYMMLALGMGSYRSALFHLITHAYSKALLFLGSGSVIHSMETLVGYCPKKSQNMVLMGGLKKHVPITKNSFLLGTLSLCGIPPLACFWSKDEILNDSWLYSPIFAIIAWSTAGFTAFYMCRIYLLTFEGHLNVHFQNYSGKRNTPLYLISLWGKEGSKISNKNLNFCLVTLLKMNKNGRPSFFSNKVYKMDENGRNLIQPFLSIPNFSNTKTSLYPYESDNTMLFPILILILFTLFVGFLGIPFNQDVDILSKWLTPSINLLHQSSNNSIDWYEFCKDAVFSVSIACFGIYIAFFLYKPVYSSFQNLDLINSVVKMGPKRIFSDKIKNAIYDWSYNRGYIDAFYGTFFTAGVRKLAEFTHFFDRRIIDGIPNGVGFMSFFVAEVIKSVGGGRISSYLFFYFSYVSIFLLIYYFLNL; encoded by the coding sequence ATGGAACAGACATATCAATATGCGTGGATAATACCTTTTCTTCCACTTCCAGTTCCTATGTTAATAGGGTTGGGACTTCTTCTTTTTCCGACGGCAACAAAAAGTCTTCGTCGTATGTGGGCTTTTCAGAGCGTTTTATTGTTAAGTATAGTCATGATTTTTTCTCTGAATCTGTCTATTCAGCAAATAAATAGCAGTTCTGTCTATCAATATGTATGGTCTTGGATTATAAATAATGATTTTTCTTTAGAATTCGGATACTTGATCGATCCACTTACTTCTATTATGTCAATATTAATCACTACTGTTGGAATTATGGTTCTGATTTATAGTGATAATTATATGTCTCATGATCACGGATATTTGAGATTTTTTGCTTATATGAGTTTTTTCAGTACTTCCATGTTGGGATTAGTTACTAGTTCAAATTTGATACAAATTTATATTTTTTGGGAATTGGTTGGAATGTGTTCGTATCTATTAATAGGATTTTGGTTCACACGACCTGTTGCAGCAAAGGCTTGTCAAAAAGCATTTGTAACTAATCGTGTTGGTGATTTTGGTTTATTATTAGGCATTTTAGGGTTTTATTGGATAACGGGGAGTTTCGAATTTCGTGATTTATTTCAAATATTCAATAACTTGATTTCTAATAATGAGGTCAATTCTGTATTTGTTACTTTGTGCGCTGTTCTATTATTTGCTGGTGCGATTGCTAAATCTGCACAATTTCCCCTTCATGTATGGTTACCTGATGCAATGGAAGGGCCGACCCCTATTTCGGCCCTTATACATGCTGCTACGATGGTAGCAGCGGGAATTTTTCTTGTAGCTCGACTTATGCCCCTTTTCATAGTAATACCCCACATAATGAATTTTATCTCTTTTATAGGGATAATAACAGTTTTTTTCGGAGCTACTTTAGCTCTTGCTCAAAAAGACATTAAGAGAGGTTTAGCCTATTCCACAATGTCTCAATTGGGTTATATGATGTTAGCTCTAGGTATGGGTTCTTATCGTAGTGCTTTATTTCATTTGATTACTCATGCTTATTCCAAGGCATTATTGTTTTTAGGATCGGGATCCGTTATTCACTCAATGGAAACTCTTGTTGGATATTGTCCAAAAAAAAGTCAGAATATGGTGCTTATGGGAGGTTTAAAAAAACATGTACCAATTACTAAAAATTCTTTTTTATTAGGTACACTTTCTCTTTGTGGTATTCCACCTCTTGCTTGTTTTTGGTCCAAAGATGAAATTCTGAATGATAGTTGGTTGTATTCACCTATTTTTGCAATAATAGCTTGGTCTACGGCGGGATTCACCGCATTTTATATGTGTCGGATCTATTTACTTACTTTTGAAGGACATTTAAACGTTCATTTTCAAAATTACAGTGGAAAAAGGAATACCCCCCTGTATTTAATATCTCTATGGGGTAAAGAAGGTTCAAAAATAAGTAACAAAAACTTGAACTTTTGTTTGGTAACTTTATTAAAAATGAATAAGAATGGACGTCCTTCTTTTTTTTCAAATAAAGTATATAAAATGGATGAAAATGGAAGAAATCTGATCCAACCCTTTCTTTCTATTCCGAATTTTAGCAATACCAAGACTTCTTTGTATCCTTATGAATCGGATAATACGATGTTATTCCCAATACTTATATTAATTCTATTTACTTTGTTCGTTGGATTCTTAGGAATTCCTTTCAATCAAGATGTGGATATATTATCCAAATGGTTAACCCCGTCTATAAATCTTTTACATCAAAGTTCAAACAATTCAATAGATTGGTATGAATTTTGTAAAGATGCAGTTTTTTCAGTCAGTATAGCCTGTTTCGGAATATATATAGCATTTTTTTTATATAAACCTGTTTATTCATCTTTTCAAAATTTGGACTTAATTAATTCAGTTGTTAAAATGGGTCCTAAGAGAATTTTTTCTGACAAAATAAAAAATGCTATATATGATTGGTCATATAATCGGGGTTACATAGATGCCTTTTATGGAACATTCTTCACTGCGGGGGTGCGAAAATTGGCCGAATTTACTCATTTTTTTGATAGACGAATAATTGATGGAATTCCAAATGGAGTTGGGTTTATGAGTTTCTTTGTAGCAGAGGTTATTAAATCGGTAGGGGGTGGACGCATTTCTTCTTATTTGTTCTTTTATTTTTCTTATGTATCAATCTTTTTATTAATTTATTACTTTTTAAATCTTTAA